The Candidatus Zixiibacteriota bacterium genome includes a region encoding these proteins:
- a CDS encoding DNA translocase FtsK 4TM domain-containing protein, which translates to MAKKKSARRSRKSGGFSERARQALGVVFILLALLLLISLVSHDSLDDLRVTGDADTHLAVFDIQFRNQAGLIGAYLSFLLMLLAGWLSFFLPVGLGVAALRLFAPERAKRWRFNVLLLFAISVLGTMLVNIHRLAAHTLEADPDAVGGYVGEKLTLLAIKLIGELGSYVLLGGSILLLLVLYTSITPVLAKALPLPGGETVRKIYTVMRNAAVTIFSFRWLVSQSEDEEDEAAAGESEPAAPAPSRERPPDSAEFEDLLDEQIEADAVPDGADPAADREPRPKKPRAKPAASPSDEPVTRGSIDYRFPPLSCLARDPNPANASVTEEELKATSRMLKETLETFGVSVSGEIEYYPGPVITRFELKPAAGVKVNQIVNLSDDLALALKAKRIRIIAPIPGKAAVGIEIPNRKAQLVYLRDILEDDIFARTTMRLPLALGKTTAGKPYAVDLAKLPHLLIAGATGSGKSVCANVLITSLIYKLHPHQIRFIMIDPKMLELTAYSGIPHLGRPVVTNPKRAEKVLSDAVVEMEQRYRRLAAASVRNIEDFNRKQEADDQRLPYIVILVDELADLLMSSTSSRMELLITRLAQMARAVGIHLVLATQRPSVDVITGLIKANFPARLAFQVSSKVDSRTIIDANGAEKLLGNGDMLFLYPGQPEPIRIHGAYLTGDETEAIVTFIKAQELPMLKLENISQATGEAADVEEVDAGDPLFREACEVVIRHKQGSVSLLQRRLGIGYQRAARLIDKLEKAGVVSPFDGSKAREVLVDKSYLETLAATEGAPVAEQETN; encoded by the coding sequence ATGGCGAAGAAGAAATCCGCGCGCAGGAGCCGGAAATCCGGCGGCTTCTCCGAACGCGCCCGGCAGGCGCTCGGAGTCGTGTTCATTCTCCTGGCTCTCTTGCTGCTCATCTCGCTCGTCTCGCACGACAGCCTCGATGATCTCCGGGTGACGGGCGACGCCGACACCCACCTGGCCGTCTTCGACATCCAGTTCCGCAATCAGGCCGGGCTGATCGGCGCCTACCTGTCGTTTTTGCTCATGTTGCTGGCCGGGTGGCTGTCCTTTTTCCTCCCGGTCGGTCTGGGCGTGGCCGCCCTGCGCCTGTTCGCTCCCGAGCGGGCCAAGCGCTGGCGGTTTAATGTCCTGCTGCTCTTCGCCATCTCCGTCCTCGGCACCATGCTCGTCAACATTCACCGCCTGGCCGCCCACACGCTCGAGGCCGACCCCGATGCGGTCGGCGGCTACGTGGGGGAGAAGCTGACCCTCCTGGCGATCAAGCTCATCGGCGAACTCGGCTCGTATGTCCTTTTGGGCGGCTCCATCCTGCTGCTCCTGGTGCTGTACACTTCGATCACCCCCGTTTTGGCCAAGGCTCTGCCCTTGCCGGGGGGGGAGACGGTGCGGAAAATCTACACCGTCATGCGCAACGCCGCCGTGACGATCTTCTCGTTCCGCTGGCTCGTGTCCCAGTCGGAGGATGAAGAGGACGAGGCCGCAGCGGGGGAGAGCGAGCCTGCCGCTCCGGCGCCTTCCCGCGAGCGTCCCCCTGACAGCGCGGAGTTCGAGGACCTCCTCGACGAGCAGATCGAGGCCGATGCCGTCCCGGACGGGGCTGATCCCGCTGCTGACCGTGAACCGCGTCCGAAAAAGCCGCGCGCGAAGCCGGCGGCGTCGCCCAGCGATGAGCCGGTGACCCGCGGCTCCATCGACTACCGTTTTCCGCCGCTTTCGTGCTTGGCCCGGGACCCCAACCCGGCTAATGCGTCGGTCACCGAAGAGGAGCTCAAGGCGACCTCGCGTATGCTGAAAGAAACACTTGAGACATTTGGCGTAAGTGTATCCGGGGAAATAGAATACTATCCTGGTCCGGTGATTACGAGGTTCGAGCTCAAACCGGCCGCCGGGGTGAAGGTCAACCAGATCGTCAACCTGTCCGATGACTTGGCGCTTGCCCTGAAAGCCAAGCGCATCCGTATCATCGCACCCATCCCCGGCAAAGCGGCGGTGGGGATCGAAATCCCCAATCGCAAAGCGCAACTGGTGTACCTGCGCGACATTCTTGAAGACGACATTTTCGCCCGGACGACCATGCGGCTGCCGCTGGCGCTCGGCAAGACCACGGCCGGCAAGCCCTACGCCGTTGATCTGGCCAAGCTCCCCCACCTCCTCATCGCCGGGGCCACCGGTTCGGGCAAGTCGGTGTGCGCGAATGTCCTGATCACCTCGCTGATCTACAAGCTCCACCCGCACCAGATCCGGTTCATCATGATCGATCCGAAGATGCTCGAGTTGACCGCCTACTCGGGCATTCCGCACCTCGGCCGCCCGGTCGTAACCAACCCCAAGCGGGCCGAGAAAGTGCTCTCCGATGCCGTGGTCGAGATGGAGCAGCGCTACCGCCGGCTGGCCGCCGCTTCGGTCCGCAACATTGAAGATTTCAACCGGAAACAGGAGGCCGATGACCAGCGCCTGCCGTACATCGTGATTCTCGTCGATGAACTGGCCGACCTCCTGATGTCGTCGACTTCCTCGCGCATGGAACTGCTGATCACCCGCCTGGCCCAGATGGCGCGGGCAGTCGGCATTCACCTCGTTCTGGCCACTCAGCGTCCCTCGGTCGACGTCATCACCGGCCTCATCAAGGCCAACTTCCCGGCCCGCCTGGCTTTCCAGGTATCGTCCAAGGTCGATTCCCGCACCATCATCGACGCCAACGGGGCGGAGAAGCTCCTCGGCAACGGCGACATGCTCTTCCTGTATCCCGGCCAGCCCGAACCGATCCGTATCCACGGCGCCTACCTCACCGGCGACGAGACCGAGGCGATCGTCACTTTCATCAAGGCCCAGGAACTTCCCATGCTCAAGCTGGAGAACATTTCGCAGGCCACGGGCGAGGCGGCCGATGTCGAGGAAGTGGATGCCGGCGATCCGCTTTTCCGCGAGGCCTGCGAAGTGGTCATCCGCCATAAGCAGGGGTCGGTCTCGCTGCTGCAGCGCCGCCTCGGCATCGGTTACCAGCGGGCCGCCCGTCTCATCGACAAGCTCGAAAAGGCCGGCGTCGTCTCGCCGTTCGACGGGTCCAAGGCCCGCGAGGTGCTGGTCGACAAGAGTTACCTGGAGACTCTGGCCGCCACCGAGGGGGCGCCGGTCGCCGAACAGGAAACAAACTAA
- a CDS encoding HU family DNA-binding protein gives MTKDEMIAHIAEASGITKRQATSALDAFMDGVTRQLKKNEKISFAGFGTFAVSQRKARTGRNPQTGEAIKIPATRVPVFKAGKNLKEAIKKK, from the coding sequence ATGACCAAGGACGAGATGATTGCCCACATCGCGGAGGCCTCGGGCATCACCAAGCGCCAGGCGACCTCGGCTCTGGATGCGTTCATGGACGGTGTGACCAGGCAATTGAAGAAGAACGAGAAGATCAGCTTCGCCGGGTTCGGCACGTTCGCCGTGTCCCAGCGGAAGGCGCGCACCGGCCGCAACCCGCAGACGGGCGAGGCGATCAAAATCCCGGCGACCCGCGTGCCCGTGTTCAAGGCCGGCAAGAATCTCAAAGAGGCGATCAAGAAGAAATAG
- a CDS encoding LPS-assembly protein LptD, producing MRRNRAIVTAILFLLAAAGAAAQNRQGFVLERSNQLEVVWENERYVTYVDGEVKFRTETGAVYCDSATFVRGEYAKLRGRVLIDDQAYMLRADSVYYDLTRETALALGSQVQLWSYADSLYAAGVHAFYDRPAQHFEMQERPTVYLGYPDTAAMVEVVANTVNYFAPARRAEAVGRVVITSQDIAAAAECAVMLMDRNTLDLYDGPTAKRGRSTMTGGFMSIAFGEDQLREIDVIDSARGEFIEPIDSAETDVDRSILAGSRIKMFFDEGDLRQVLASGQAYSWYYPSPRGTREFHENTVSGDTIRLFVREERLEKVAVVGGAAGTYITGTVSDSSAAGADTAAAPETAVSAAVRDSTAAATAATRLDTVDYRAEHIVYSLVDSLITLDVRSEVKSGAMELRAYDVDFDTRRRVVEAFSAEITPDAADRDYYSLAERLQPAAIPVILKDGADELHGDYLEYSIDTEKGRIVQTKSEFEQGYYYGGKLFRQKRDVYYIEDGYYTTCGADEPHFHFYSSRMKLMQDNKLIARPVVFYLGRIPLMAIPYYVFPLKKGRHSGFLPFTFGRFERGERYVNNLGYYWAASEYWDYRGAVDYHDLSRTITFKSEVQFRKRYLLDGYLRGEYRRQTQYNRRVALENSPTSYSFSGAYNHTLSPSFDVRSSGSYVSTASYYTDYSNSLAERLNRNLVSQVNFSKKFGRLTSVTGSVQHTENLDLEQRTDQLPSLSVSLPPIYPFGGSSTNDEGETVTRWYNQFILRYNPTLLNYSTRSTILADTIHTLVDTLIDTTFVDDTTIVAIDTTYRAVEIDSLMSRSRRHYLKVQHNPSITLPTIRIIPYVPIVPSFSYSETWFKIFETDQSQAAGIDASEFYRTYSYSAGVSANTKLYGTVYPGLFGLLGLRHVLEPSVGYRWSPDIQRYPEVRSFAGGGAASSKSQSIGFGLGHLFQAKVRTGETEKNIDLLSVRSSFAYDLERDFRPLSQMTTSFQTSTIPRLNISGDMRHTFYNPYDDSATTPKLLSPWLLDFDLNLSFDVMGRTFLFTDEAEPGVPLGVDSASALAGPELPMPSAARAGWNLAVTYSFSESGRHRSYSKSSFVNITLGFGLTPSTSVNYNQRYDLVEGRTISSQVNIVRSLHCWTGSLFWVPVGSNTGFGFKLWVNELPDIKLDSNHDSFISTDVLRR from the coding sequence GTGAGGCGTAACCGGGCCATCGTCACCGCCATCCTCTTCCTGCTGGCCGCCGCCGGCGCGGCCGCCCAGAACCGGCAGGGCTTTGTCCTCGAACGGAGCAACCAGCTCGAGGTGGTCTGGGAAAATGAGCGCTATGTCACGTATGTCGACGGCGAGGTCAAGTTCCGCACCGAGACCGGCGCCGTCTACTGCGACTCCGCCACCTTCGTCCGCGGTGAATACGCGAAACTCCGCGGCCGCGTGCTCATCGACGACCAGGCGTATATGCTCCGCGCCGACTCGGTCTACTACGATCTGACCCGGGAGACGGCGCTCGCTCTGGGTTCGCAGGTGCAGTTGTGGTCCTATGCCGACTCGCTCTACGCGGCCGGCGTCCACGCCTTTTACGATCGCCCGGCGCAGCATTTCGAGATGCAGGAGCGCCCCACCGTGTACCTCGGCTACCCTGACACCGCGGCGATGGTCGAGGTGGTGGCGAACACGGTCAACTACTTCGCTCCCGCGCGCCGCGCCGAGGCGGTCGGGCGGGTCGTCATCACCTCGCAGGATATTGCGGCCGCCGCCGAGTGCGCCGTCATGCTTATGGATCGGAACACTCTCGATCTCTATGACGGGCCTACGGCCAAGCGCGGCCGCTCCACCATGACCGGCGGCTTCATGTCCATCGCTTTCGGCGAGGACCAGCTCCGCGAAATCGACGTCATCGACTCCGCCCGGGGCGAATTCATCGAACCGATCGACAGCGCCGAGACCGACGTCGACCGCTCCATTCTCGCCGGCTCCCGCATCAAGATGTTCTTCGACGAGGGGGATTTGCGGCAGGTGTTGGCCTCCGGCCAGGCCTACTCCTGGTACTACCCCTCGCCGCGCGGCACCCGCGAATTTCACGAAAACACGGTCTCCGGCGACACCATCCGCCTCTTTGTGCGCGAGGAGCGTCTGGAGAAGGTCGCGGTGGTGGGCGGCGCCGCCGGCACCTACATCACCGGCACGGTGAGCGATTCATCCGCCGCCGGCGCCGACACGGCCGCTGCACCGGAAACGGCGGTCTCGGCCGCCGTGCGCGATTCGACCGCCGCGGCAACCGCCGCCACCCGCCTCGATACCGTCGACTACCGCGCCGAGCACATCGTTTACAGCCTGGTGGACTCCCTGATCACGCTGGATGTGCGCAGCGAGGTCAAATCGGGGGCGATGGAGCTGCGCGCCTACGACGTGGACTTCGACACCCGCCGCCGCGTGGTCGAGGCTTTCAGCGCCGAAATCACTCCCGATGCGGCCGACCGCGACTATTACAGCCTCGCCGAGCGGCTCCAGCCCGCCGCCATCCCGGTGATTCTCAAGGACGGCGCCGATGAACTTCACGGCGACTACCTCGAGTACTCCATCGACACCGAGAAGGGGCGGATCGTGCAGACCAAGTCCGAGTTCGAGCAGGGGTATTACTACGGGGGGAAGCTGTTCCGGCAGAAGAGGGATGTGTACTACATTGAGGACGGCTACTACACGACGTGCGGGGCGGACGAGCCGCACTTCCATTTCTACTCGTCGCGCATGAAGTTAATGCAGGACAACAAGCTCATCGCCCGCCCGGTGGTTTTCTACCTCGGCCGCATTCCCCTCATGGCCATTCCCTACTACGTCTTCCCGCTCAAGAAGGGCCGCCACTCCGGTTTTCTCCCGTTCACGTTCGGGCGCTTCGAGCGCGGGGAGCGGTACGTCAACAACCTCGGCTACTACTGGGCCGCTTCCGAGTACTGGGATTACCGGGGGGCGGTCGACTACCACGACCTCTCGCGCACGATCACTTTCAAGAGCGAAGTTCAGTTCCGGAAACGGTACTTGCTCGACGGGTACCTGCGCGGGGAGTATCGGCGCCAGACCCAGTACAACCGGCGCGTCGCACTGGAGAACTCGCCGACGAGCTATTCCTTCAGCGGGGCCTACAACCACACTCTCTCGCCGTCATTCGACGTCCGCTCCTCCGGCAGCTACGTCTCGACCGCCAGCTACTACACCGACTACTCGAATTCGCTCGCCGAACGGCTCAACCGGAACCTTGTCTCGCAGGTGAATTTCTCCAAGAAGTTCGGCCGACTGACCTCGGTCACCGGCAGCGTGCAGCACACTGAGAACCTCGACCTCGAACAGCGCACCGACCAGTTGCCGAGCCTGTCGGTGTCGCTGCCCCCGATTTACCCGTTCGGCGGTTCGTCGACGAACGACGAAGGGGAGACCGTCACCCGGTGGTACAACCAGTTCATCCTGCGCTACAACCCGACCCTGCTGAACTACTCGACCCGCAGCACCATCCTGGCCGACACGATCCACACGCTCGTCGACACCCTCATCGACACGACCTTCGTCGACGATACGACGATAGTGGCGATCGACACCACCTACCGGGCGGTGGAGATCGACTCCCTCATGTCCCGTTCGCGGCGGCACTACCTGAAAGTGCAGCACAATCCGAGCATCACCCTTCCGACCATTCGGATCATCCCCTACGTGCCGATCGTCCCGAGCTTCTCGTACAGCGAAACCTGGTTCAAGATCTTCGAGACCGACCAGTCGCAGGCGGCCGGGATCGACGCCTCTGAATTCTACCGCACCTACTCCTACTCGGCGGGCGTGAGCGCCAACACCAAGCTCTACGGGACGGTTTACCCGGGCCTGTTCGGTCTGCTCGGCCTGCGCCATGTCCTGGAGCCCTCGGTCGGCTACCGCTGGTCGCCCGACATACAGCGCTACCCGGAGGTGCGCAGTTTCGCCGGCGGGGGCGCGGCCAGTTCGAAGAGCCAGTCGATCGGCTTCGGCCTCGGCCATCTCTTCCAGGCCAAGGTGAGAACCGGCGAGACCGAGAAGAATATCGACCTGCTCTCGGTCCGGTCGTCGTTCGCCTACGACCTCGAGCGCGATTTCCGGCCGCTGTCGCAGATGACGACCAGCTTCCAGACCAGCACTATCCCGCGGCTCAACATCAGCGGCGACATGCGCCACACCTTCTACAATCCGTACGATGACTCCGCGACCACGCCGAAGCTTCTGTCGCCGTGGCTGCTCGACTTCGACCTCAACCTGTCCTTCGATGTGATGGGGCGGACGTTTCTGTTCACCGATGAGGCGGAGCCGGGCGTCCCGCTCGGCGTCGATTCGGCCTCGGCGCTGGCCGGCCCCGAACTGCCCATGCCCTCGGCGGCCCGCGCCGGCTGGAACCTCGCCGTCACCTACTCGTTCAGCGAATCGGGGCGCCACCGCTCCTACAGCAAGTCGAGCTTTGTCAACATCACGCTCGGTTTTGGCCTGACCCCCTCGACCTCGGTCAACTACAACCAGCGCTACGACCTGGTCGAGGGCCGGACCATCTCCAGCCAGGTGAACATTGTCCGCAGCCTGCACTGCTGGACCGGCTCGCTCTTCTGGGTGCCGGTCGGCTCCAACACCGGGTTCGGCTTCAAACTCTGGGTGAACGAGCTCCCCGACATCAAGCTCGACTCCAACCACGACAGTTTCATATCCACCGACGTGCTGCGCCGCTAG
- a CDS encoding fumarylacetoacetate hydrolase family protein produces the protein MPRRYARVRLPDRRVVWARLTDDDMVAPLAQAPWRGEAPAGPAVPLAQATLLAPTEPTKIIGIGLNYHAHVQASFSADKAPDHPLIFLKPPSSVIGPGEKIIHPPQSQRVDYEAELGVIIGKEARRVPADRAADYIFGLTCVNDVTARDLQKTDGQWSRAKGFDTFCPVGPWAVCGLDYSDLLVEGILNGEIMQSGRTSRMIFKIPELISYVSSVMTLLPGDIISTGTPAGIAPMKPGDRIEVRVEGIGSLVNQMAE, from the coding sequence ATGCCCCGTCGCTATGCGCGTGTCCGCCTGCCAGACCGGCGGGTTGTGTGGGCCCGCCTGACCGATGACGATATGGTCGCGCCGCTGGCGCAAGCCCCCTGGCGGGGGGAGGCCCCCGCGGGGCCGGCAGTTCCGCTTGCCCAGGCGACCCTGCTGGCTCCGACCGAACCGACCAAGATCATCGGCATCGGTCTGAATTACCACGCGCACGTCCAGGCCAGTTTCTCAGCCGACAAGGCGCCCGACCACCCCCTGATCTTTTTGAAGCCGCCCTCGTCGGTGATCGGGCCGGGGGAGAAGATCATCCATCCGCCTCAGTCGCAGCGCGTGGACTACGAGGCCGAGCTGGGGGTCATTATCGGCAAGGAGGCCCGCCGCGTGCCGGCCGACCGCGCCGCCGACTACATCTTCGGGCTCACCTGCGTGAACGACGTCACCGCCCGCGACCTGCAGAAGACCGACGGCCAGTGGTCGCGCGCCAAGGGGTTCGACACCTTCTGCCCGGTCGGTCCCTGGGCCGTCTGCGGCCTCGATTACTCCGATCTCCTGGTGGAGGGAATCCTGAACGGCGAGATCATGCAGTCGGGGCGGACGAGCCGGATGATTTTCAAAATCCCGGAGCTCATCAGCTACGTCTCCTCGGTCATGACGCTGCTGCCCGGCGACATCATTTCGACCGGCACGCCCGCCGGGATTGCTCCTATGAAGCCGGGTGACCGGATCGAGGTGCGTGTGGAGGGCATCGGCTCGCTGGTCAACCAGATGGCCGAGTAG
- a CDS encoding MATE family efflux transporter: protein MTRTETITSGPISGTIISLATPVVLAQFMEFALASTDYFWVGRLGPFAQDALTTSMVTVWTMFSAVSVISVGVAALVARHIGAGNPGQAAFFARQGMGMGVLFAIAAALAAWVLTPPFLRFMQAGPQTLPMAQTYMRTVYLFALCFFLLEVSYAVFRAAGDTRTPTIIAAITIVLNIGLDPLLIFGWGPVPAMGVAGAALATGLSVTIAAALALTRLAGGHLGFRLGPVRAFRPDFRQMLRIARIGLPIASQQFIFVAVYWFLIKYVHAFGPTAGAAMGIGNRMESFSYLICSGFAVAASTMVGQNLGAGKPDRAARCAWGATGIAVAVTLAVAVVFVSLPRAIASVFTDDPEVLRMAADYLVILGLSQFTMAVEIVLEGAFSGSGDTLPPMLVSVPGSLARIPLAYLLAFTLGWGINGVWWTLTITTTVKALVLAYWFSRGRWKRKEV, encoded by the coding sequence GTGACAAGAACCGAGACAATCACCAGCGGACCGATCAGCGGCACCATCATCTCGCTCGCGACCCCGGTCGTGCTGGCGCAGTTCATGGAATTCGCGCTGGCCAGCACCGACTACTTCTGGGTAGGCAGGCTCGGCCCGTTTGCCCAGGATGCCCTCACCACGTCCATGGTCACGGTGTGGACCATGTTCTCGGCGGTTTCGGTGATCTCGGTAGGCGTCGCCGCCTTGGTCGCGCGGCACATCGGCGCCGGCAACCCCGGCCAGGCGGCGTTCTTCGCCCGGCAGGGGATGGGGATGGGCGTCCTGTTCGCGATCGCCGCCGCTCTGGCGGCCTGGGTGCTCACTCCCCCGTTTCTCCGTTTCATGCAGGCCGGTCCGCAGACGCTCCCGATGGCTCAGACCTACATGCGCACCGTCTATCTCTTCGCCCTCTGTTTCTTCCTGCTGGAGGTCTCGTACGCCGTCTTCCGGGCCGCCGGGGACACCAGGACCCCGACCATCATCGCCGCCATCACCATCGTGCTGAACATCGGCCTGGACCCGCTGCTCATATTCGGCTGGGGCCCGGTCCCGGCCATGGGTGTGGCGGGGGCCGCGCTGGCCACCGGCCTGTCGGTCACGATCGCGGCGGCGCTGGCGCTCACCCGCCTGGCCGGCGGGCACCTCGGCTTCCGGCTCGGCCCCGTGCGGGCTTTTCGCCCCGACTTCCGCCAGATGCTCCGCATCGCCCGGATCGGCCTGCCCATCGCCAGCCAGCAGTTCATTTTCGTGGCCGTGTACTGGTTCCTCATCAAATACGTGCACGCGTTCGGCCCGACCGCGGGCGCGGCCATGGGGATCGGCAACCGCATGGAATCGTTCTCGTATCTCATCTGCTCCGGTTTCGCGGTGGCCGCCTCGACGATGGTGGGGCAGAACCTGGGCGCCGGGAAACCCGACCGGGCCGCCCGCTGTGCCTGGGGCGCCACCGGCATCGCCGTCGCCGTGACTCTCGCGGTGGCGGTGGTCTTTGTCAGCCTCCCCCGCGCCATCGCTTCCGTCTTCACCGACGACCCGGAAGTGCTCCGGATGGCGGCCGATTACTTGGTCATCCTCGGTCTCTCGCAGTTCACCATGGCCGTCGAAATCGTCCTCGAAGGAGCCTTCAGCGGGTCGGGCGACACCCTCCCACCCATGCTGGTGTCGGTACCGGGGTCGCTGGCCCGGATTCCGCTGGCTTATCTGCTGGCGTTCACCCTCGGCTGGGGGATCAACGGCGTGTGGTGGACCCTGACCATCACCACCACGGTCAAGGCGCTGGTCCTGGCTTACTGGTTCAGCCGGGGGCGCTGGAAGCGCAAAGAGGTTTGA